The region CGCGGCGGCGGGCGTGGACATCGCCGAGTCGGCGCGAACGCGTGTCGAGCGTCACGCCTGGGCTTCCCTGGCCCCCGGTTTGCGAGTGACCGTCAGTATCGGGTTGGCTTATGAGCCTCCGGCGGGGGACTCGCCGACGCGCCCTCCGGTCGCACCCGAACAGCAACTGCTCCGCGCGGACAGCCTGCTCTACACCGCCAAGCAGTCAGGACGGAACGCCGTCGCCTATCGGGAGAACGGCCGGGTGCGTCTCGCGGGTGCTGCCGCCGGACGACGTGGAATCGCCGAATCGCGGGTTGCCGGTTACTGAGGCGTAACGGTTGCTCATCCGTTCGGGCGTAGCATGCTGCGCACAATCGAGTATGCGCAACCCCTGTATCACCGGGAGTGGTCGTCAGGACTGGCACTCATCCGTAGTATCGCCAAGGCAAGTGACACGCCGTTGGTGCAACCAATGTGTCCTTGATGTCGTCAACTCGTGATGACGACCCGCTATTGACCAAGGTTGAAGGGAGACCGGGTGCCCGACGAGCCCCGCCGTGGCGGCCCCGGACCCCGAGGTGAGCAGCCCCCCCAGGACGACCAGCCGACCGGGCGTCGGCGCAGGTCCCTGGAGGGCGGCGGCGGACTGAGTGTTTCCGAGCTCCTCGAACAGCACAGCCGCACGAACCTCCCGCGCCCCGTGCCGCCGGACGGCCGCGGCTCCGAGCCGACGGGCCCGCAGCAGCCGACCGGACGCCGGGCCGCGCCACCCGAGGACACCAGCGCACCGTCCCCCGAGGACGGCCACCGGGGACCGGACTACTTCGCACCGTCCACCGACGTTCCGCAGAAGACCGGCCGCCGCGCGCGCCAGGAGTCCCCGGAGGACCCCGGGCGTCGCGCGAGGTCCGCACCCGAGGGCACCGGTCGCCGCGCGCGACCGTCCGCGCCGCCGCAGCCCCCGGTGACGCCGCCCACGGCAGCCCGGCCTCCGGCCACTCCGCCGCCGGTCGCGCCGCACGAGGACACCGGACGTCGAGCCAGGGCCACCCCTGAGGACACCGGACGTCGAGCACGGCCGGCTCCCGAGGAGACCGGACGCCGGGCACGGCCCGCCCCTGAGGACACCGGCCGCCGCGCCAGGTCCGAGGGCTTCGCCCCGGCCGCCGACGACGCCCGACGCGCTCCCGCCCGTGAGGACACCGGGCGGCGCGCGCTGCCCGACGCGTTCGCGCCGTCGTCGGAGAACACCGGCCGCCGCGCCGCGCCGTCCCCCGAGGACGCCGCGCGCCGGGGTGCGCCCGGGACTCCCGACACCCGCCGGCCCGGACCGGATGACCTGGCCCGGCCGGAAGGCACCGGCCGCCGTCCCAGGCCGGAGGCTCCCGGCCGGCGGTACGCGCCCGACGACCCGCGCCGCCCGGAGGCCACCGGCCGCCGCCCGATGCCGACCCCGCCGGTTCCCGGCGCGCCCGGCCCCACTGCTCCCGGCCCACACGGTCCAGGCCCGCACGCCCCCGGCCCACACGCTCCGGGGCCCCATGCTCCGGGCCCCCATGCTCCGGGCCCGAACGGCTCGGCCAACGGTCCGATGCCCGGCGGTCCCGCTCAGGACGTCCGACCGGCCGGTGGTCCCGACGGCAGCGGGCCGCGACGGCTCGCAGGGCCCGAAGGCGGTCGCCGGCCCGCTGACAGCACCGGACCGCGACGGCTGGCCGAAGGTCCACCCGACGGCGCCGCACCTCGACGGCCGGCCGAAGGCGGACCGGACAGTCCCGGGCCCCGCCGGCTCGCGGAAGGTGCTCCGGACGGCTCCGGGCCCCGTCGACTCGCCGAGGGCGGGCCGCGCAGGCTTGCCGATGGGCCCCCCAACGCTCCCCGACGTCCCGAGGGCGGGCCGGACGGTTCCGGGCCTCGCCGCTTGGCCGAAGGTGCGCCCAACGCGCCCCGACGTCCTGAAGGGGCGCCGGAAGGCACTGGTCCGCGCCGACTCGCCGCTGACGGTGGCCCCGGCATCCCGCGTCGCCCCGAGGGCGGTCCGGACGGCAGCGGGCCCCGCCGCTTGGCCGAGGGCGGGCCGGACGGCACCGGGTCGCGACGGCTTCCCGAGGGTGGGCCGGATGGTTCCGGGCCGCGACGGCTCGCTGAAGGTTCGCCTGGTGCCGCGCCCGGTGGTGCGGACATCTCCGGGCGGCTGGGTGTGCCCGGCGGACCCAGCGCGCCCGGCGGGTCCGGTGGGCCCGAGCACCGGGACCAGATCGACCCGGCCAGTCTCACCACCGAGATGGAGGCCATCAGCGACGACGTCAAGAAACGTCGCGAGGTCGACCACACGCTGGCCCGGTTCTCCGCCGTGCACGACGAGCTCGCCGAGCAGGAGCGCCAGCGCAAGGAGCGCCGGCAGAAGCTCATGCCGTGGAAGGTCGAGCACGACGAGGAAGCGACCGTCTACACGTCCTCTGTGGACGGTGACGAGGACTCCGACGCGCCGAGCCGACGGGTCCGCACCGTCAAGCACAGCAAGATCGTCCGCGTCGTCAAGGTGCTGTCGCTGACCGCCGCCGTGCTGGTGTTCGTCGCGACCGGCCTCGGCTGGGGCGCGATGCTCTACGTGGACAGCAAGATGACCGAGATCGACGCCCTCAACACCAACTCGGCCGCGGTGCACGAGGCCGAGAAGCAGTTGGGGGACGAGAACTTCCTCATCGTCGGGTCGGACACCCGGGCCGGCGCGAAGGCCGAGGACGGGGTCGGCGACGCCGACGCCGAGCCCGGCGCGCGCTCGGACGTGCTGATGCTGGCGCACATCCCGGCCGACCGGAAGCGGGTCGTCGTGGTGTCCGTGCCGCGCGACCTGGAGGTCACCCGGCCCGAGTGCGAGGGCTGGAACCCGGAGACCGCCGAGTACTCCGGCCAGAAGCTGGCCCCGGAGAAGGGCGTGAAGGCCAACCAGGTCTACTCCGACGGCGGGCCGCGGTGCGTGTCGACCTTCATGACCGAGCTGACCGGGTTGACCATCAACCACTTCATCTCCGTGGACTTCAACGGGTTCAAGGGGATGGTGGACGCGGTCGGCAAGATCAAGGTCTGCGTGCCGAAGGTGATGGACGACGGTGAGCTGGGCATGATCTTCGACAAGCCCGGCCAGTACGAAGTGGACGGTCAGAAGGCGCTCGACTACGTGCGCGCCCGCAAGGTGAAGAACGAGGACTTCGGCGACTACGACCGGATCACCCGGCAGCAGAAGTTCCTGTCCTCGTTGCTGCGCACGGCCTTGTCCACCGAGATGCTGCTGAACCCGGGCAAGCTCAACGGCTTCCTGAACGCGTTCGCGTCGTCCACCGTGGGCCAGAACGTCGGCGTCAAGGACATGCTGACGCTCGCCCAGTCGTTGCAGGGCATCGAAGCCGGCCGGGTCACGTTCGTGACGGTGCCGCACTACACCGACGAGGGCCCGACGCCGTCGCCCAACGACAACGTCGAGATGCTGAAGATGGACGCCACCAAGGCGTTGTTCCAGGCGATCATCGACGGCACCCCGCTGCCCGACGAGAAGCCGGCCGCCAACCCCGCCGACCAGGCCC is a window of Saccharothrix espanaensis DSM 44229 DNA encoding:
- a CDS encoding LCP family protein, producing MPGGPSAPGGSGGPEHRDQIDPASLTTEMEAISDDVKKRREVDHTLARFSAVHDELAEQERQRKERRQKLMPWKVEHDEEATVYTSSVDGDEDSDAPSRRVRTVKHSKIVRVVKVLSLTAAVLVFVATGLGWGAMLYVDSKMTEIDALNTNSAAVHEAEKQLGDENFLIVGSDTRAGAKAEDGVGDADAEPGARSDVLMLAHIPADRKRVVVVSVPRDLEVTRPECEGWNPETAEYSGQKLAPEKGVKANQVYSDGGPRCVSTFMTELTGLTINHFISVDFNGFKGMVDAVGKIKVCVPKVMDDGELGMIFDKPGQYEVDGQKALDYVRARKVKNEDFGDYDRITRQQKFLSSLLRTALSTEMLLNPGKLNGFLNAFASSTVGQNVGVKDMLTLAQSLQGIEAGRVTFVTVPHYTDEGPTPSPNDNVEMLKMDATKALFQAIIDGTPLPDEKPAANPADQAQQTTTPAKPAGPKQGAVVDPKGLKVQVFNGDEDNDGAAARTKNALIELGFDVVNSGNGTAAGKTVIKYGVGGEDTAFTLAAAIPGATLEVDESQGGAVTLVIGPGWDEKVVAPQGGGTAEPGKTAPPPDLAVVNAGKDPCAP